In the Thalassoglobus sp. JC818 genome, one interval contains:
- the atpC gene encoding ATP synthase F1 subunit epsilon → MIAGTELRLVLVTPEKTLLDQPVKTLRFPLFDGQIGVLPGRAPLVGRLGSGALRVETTSGSETFYIEGGFAQIKGSVVTLLTNRALPAGKVDPAKADEELQAALALVPTDEAGFAAKDEAVNRARAMKNLGRR, encoded by the coding sequence ATGATTGCAGGCACCGAACTTCGACTTGTGCTGGTGACCCCAGAAAAGACGCTGCTTGACCAGCCAGTCAAGACATTGCGTTTCCCTCTGTTCGACGGACAGATTGGAGTGCTCCCCGGACGCGCCCCTCTCGTTGGTCGATTGGGTTCTGGTGCACTGCGAGTTGAAACGACTTCGGGCTCTGAAACGTTTTACATCGAAGGCGGGTTCGCTCAGATCAAAGGCTCAGTCGTCACACTTCTGACAAATCGAGCCTTGCCAGCTGGGAAAGTTGACCCCGCGAAAGCTGACGAAGAATTGCAGGCCGCGTTGGCACTTGTCCCAACTGACGAAGCGGGATTCGCTGCCAAAGACGAAGCTGTCAATCGTGCTCGCGCGATGAAAAATCTCGGACGCCGCTAA
- the atpG gene encoding ATP synthase F1 subunit gamma, with amino-acid sequence MGNARVLVKRRKSIRNIRKITRTMELIATSRFKKAMDRAAEAAAYTRKINEIVSDLSQADLTFSHPLLKQPAETKNVTLLILTSNRGLCGGYNGGILRKANSRMRELKAEGKNVTVEVSGKRGISAMKFEGVEIAGSYQQFEDKPAFDDVNEIANRYLADFISGKLHRLDVAYQSFQSAARQAPVVETLLPFGDLATGTEESTGVDYEFLPSPEQILEEIVPAAFRARFFKCFLDAAVGEQIARMVAMKAATENADDMIRSISQEYNRARQTQITSELSEIIGGAAALE; translated from the coding sequence ATGGGTAACGCACGAGTTTTAGTGAAGCGCCGGAAGTCGATCCGGAACATTCGCAAGATCACGAGGACGATGGAACTCATCGCCACCTCGCGATTCAAAAAAGCGATGGACCGGGCGGCTGAAGCGGCTGCTTACACCCGCAAGATCAACGAAATCGTTTCTGACCTGTCTCAGGCGGACTTGACCTTCAGTCATCCGCTGCTGAAACAGCCTGCAGAAACGAAGAACGTGACGTTGCTGATTCTCACTTCGAATCGTGGACTCTGTGGGGGTTACAACGGCGGAATCTTGCGTAAGGCCAATAGCCGCATGCGTGAGCTGAAAGCCGAAGGCAAGAACGTCACCGTCGAAGTCTCCGGTAAGCGGGGAATTTCAGCGATGAAGTTTGAGGGTGTCGAAATTGCTGGGTCTTACCAACAATTTGAAGACAAGCCCGCCTTCGACGATGTCAACGAAATCGCCAACCGTTACCTGGCTGATTTCATCAGCGGCAAATTGCATCGGCTCGACGTCGCGTATCAGAGTTTTCAGAGTGCAGCCCGCCAGGCTCCAGTTGTCGAAACACTCCTCCCATTCGGAGACCTCGCAACTGGTACGGAAGAGTCGACCGGCGTCGACTATGAATTCCTGCCGAGCCCGGAGCAGATTCTCGAAGAAATTGTTCCAGCAGCGTTTCGAGCACGTTTTTTCAAGTGTTTCCTCGATGCGGCAGTGGGTGAGCAAATCGCTCGGATGGTGGCCATGAAAGCGGCGACCGAGAACGCTGATGATATGATTCGCAGTATTTCTCAAGAGTACAACCGCGCCCGTCAAACACAGATTACCAGCGAACTGTCCGAAATCATCGGCGGTGCCGCTGCACTTGAGTAA
- the atpA gene encoding F0F1 ATP synthase subunit alpha → MKFKADEIASVLQKEIEDFQGQVQTAEVGKVIEVGDGIARVVGLSSAMAGEMVEFEGGTRGLCFNLEENSVGIIILGDYLTIQEGDEVKTTGELLSVPVGDAMIGRVIDPLGNPLDGKGPIVTTESRPVEYPAPGVAERQPVKQPLQTGIKAVDSMTPIGRGQRELIIGDRKTGKTAVAIDTILAQKGGDVICIYVACGQRSSNVAQVVEALESNGAMDYSIVIAASAADPAPLQYIAPYSGAAIAEHFMYQGKHTLCVYDDLTKQAQAYRQLSLLMRRPPGREAYPGDVFYCHSRLLERAAKLNNELGGGSMTALPIIETLEGEVSAYIPTNVISITDGQIYLEPDLFFAGVRPAINVGISVSRVGGNAQTKAMKKISGSLRLDLAAFRELEAFAQMGTELDAATQKQLDRGYRMVELLKQPQYQPLHFADQVISIYAGTKGYFDKVPVDQVARAEKELLQFIAEEKSEVRDGLIETKELSSDLEEKLKAALTEFQGRFKADAAESPAEATA, encoded by the coding sequence ATGAAATTCAAAGCGGACGAGATCGCTTCAGTTCTCCAGAAGGAAATTGAAGACTTTCAAGGGCAGGTTCAAACTGCCGAAGTCGGAAAAGTGATCGAGGTTGGCGACGGGATCGCTCGTGTCGTCGGACTCTCGTCTGCAATGGCGGGAGAAATGGTTGAATTCGAAGGAGGCACTCGTGGTCTCTGCTTCAACCTCGAAGAAAATTCCGTCGGTATTATTATTCTCGGCGACTACCTGACCATTCAGGAAGGCGACGAAGTCAAGACCACCGGAGAGCTGCTTTCCGTGCCAGTCGGAGACGCGATGATTGGTCGCGTCATCGACCCACTCGGAAACCCTCTCGACGGTAAAGGCCCGATCGTGACCACCGAGTCCCGACCGGTCGAATATCCTGCACCAGGTGTTGCTGAGCGACAGCCTGTGAAGCAGCCGCTCCAGACAGGGATCAAAGCTGTCGACTCCATGACTCCTATCGGACGTGGACAGCGTGAATTGATCATTGGCGACCGAAAGACGGGAAAAACCGCCGTCGCCATCGATACCATCCTCGCTCAAAAGGGTGGAGATGTGATCTGCATCTACGTCGCTTGCGGTCAGCGTTCATCGAACGTTGCTCAAGTGGTGGAAGCTCTCGAATCCAACGGAGCGATGGACTACTCCATCGTCATTGCAGCGTCCGCAGCCGATCCTGCTCCACTGCAGTACATCGCCCCGTACTCTGGAGCAGCAATTGCCGAACACTTCATGTACCAGGGCAAGCACACGCTCTGTGTCTATGACGATTTGACCAAGCAGGCTCAGGCCTATCGGCAGTTGTCGCTGTTGATGCGACGTCCGCCGGGTCGTGAAGCTTATCCTGGGGACGTGTTCTACTGTCACAGCCGTCTTCTGGAACGGGCAGCGAAACTCAACAATGAACTCGGCGGCGGGTCAATGACCGCACTGCCGATCATTGAGACCCTCGAAGGGGAAGTTTCGGCGTACATTCCAACAAACGTGATTTCGATCACCGACGGTCAGATTTACCTCGAGCCAGACCTGTTCTTCGCTGGTGTTCGTCCCGCGATTAACGTCGGTATTTCCGTTTCTCGTGTGGGTGGTAACGCTCAGACGAAAGCGATGAAGAAGATCTCCGGATCTCTGCGACTCGACCTCGCTGCCTTCCGTGAACTGGAAGCGTTCGCACAGATGGGTACAGAGCTCGACGCTGCCACACAGAAACAGCTCGACCGCGGTTACCGAATGGTCGAATTGCTCAAGCAGCCCCAATACCAGCCACTTCACTTCGCAGACCAGGTCATCTCGATTTACGCCGGTACCAAAGGCTACTTCGACAAAGTGCCTGTCGATCAAGTTGCGAGAGCTGAAAAAGAACTGCTTCAGTTCATCGCAGAAGAAAAGAGCGAAGTGCGTGACGGACTGATCGAGACCAAAGAACTCTCCAGCGATCTCGAAGAGAAGCTGAAAGCAGCTCTTACGGAATTCCAGGGCCGTTTCAAAGCTGATGCTGCGGAGTCCCCAGCTGAGGCCACTGCCTGA
- the atpH gene encoding ATP synthase F1 subunit delta: MSDSQTTRPSHVLEDPSAKAVAQVYATAFLNAAGQDKQAELLEEFTSFHDDVLQANPDFERLLTTEATGPEQKRGVIERTVKPYASEKFTNFLLTLAKHDRLELLPLILSEAWQSHEEQQGQVRVKLRSAVELTSDQLERIKQRLHDALSFEPILIPSLDQELLGGLVIQVGDTVYDGSLRTRLRDLRQRLRERYLNEIQSGRDRFSSPEGN; this comes from the coding sequence ATGTCCGACTCACAAACAACTCGGCCATCACATGTCTTGGAAGACCCCAGTGCAAAAGCGGTTGCACAGGTCTACGCCACTGCATTCCTGAACGCCGCCGGTCAAGATAAGCAAGCTGAACTCCTCGAAGAGTTCACTTCATTTCACGATGACGTCCTGCAAGCCAACCCTGACTTCGAGCGATTGCTGACAACGGAAGCAACTGGCCCCGAGCAGAAACGCGGTGTCATCGAACGAACCGTCAAACCGTATGCGTCTGAGAAATTTACCAACTTTCTGCTGACACTTGCGAAACACGATCGACTTGAACTTCTCCCGTTAATCCTGAGCGAAGCCTGGCAGTCTCACGAAGAGCAACAGGGACAGGTACGGGTCAAGCTTCGATCTGCAGTTGAACTTACCAGCGACCAGCTGGAGCGTATTAAACAACGGCTGCATGACGCTTTGTCATTTGAGCCGATTCTTATTCCGTCATTGGATCAGGAGCTCTTGGGTGGGCTGGTGATTCAAGTCGGCGACACAGTTTACGATGGTTCGCTGCGCACGCGGTTGCGTGACCTTCGACAGCGACTTCGCGAGAGGTACCTCAATGAAATTCAAAGCGGACGAGATCGCTTCAGTTCTCCAGAAGGAAATTGA
- the atpD gene encoding F0F1 ATP synthase subunit beta, with protein MSTDTAQHTGKITQIIGSTFDAEFAADSMPEIYNAVKIEQEVKGVKINLTGEVQQHLGSGRVRCVALGSTDGLVRGMDVLDTQAPVTVPVGKETLGRVFNVIGETIDGQGECGATERWPIHREAPKLDDLSSKTEVFETGIKVVDLLTPFVRGGKAGLFGGAGLGKTVILTELIARIAREHGGYSVFAGVGERTREGNDLLLEMAEAQIGDTGRSVLSQTCMVFGQMNEPPGARLRVALTGLTMAEWFRDQTGADTLLFVDNIFRFSQAGSEVSALLGRMPSAVGYQPTLGTELGQLQERITSTKKGAITSVQAVYVPADDPTDPAPATAFSHLDAFIYLERKIAEKGIYPAIDPLASSSRILDPQVVGERHYAVARQVQQILQRYRELQDIIAILGVEELSEDDKQVVARARRIERFLSQPFYVAEVFTGKSGNFTSLEDTIQSFEEICAGKWDHLPESAFMYVGGVQEAAEQAERMAKEG; from the coding sequence ATGTCTACAGATACTGCTCAGCATACCGGAAAAATCACGCAGATCATCGGCTCAACTTTTGATGCTGAGTTTGCGGCAGACAGCATGCCGGAGATCTACAATGCTGTCAAAATTGAACAAGAGGTCAAAGGGGTTAAGATCAACTTGACCGGGGAAGTGCAACAGCACCTCGGAAGTGGTCGTGTTCGCTGCGTGGCACTCGGTTCAACCGACGGTCTGGTGCGGGGCATGGACGTTCTCGACACTCAGGCTCCTGTGACTGTTCCCGTCGGAAAAGAGACTCTCGGTCGCGTCTTCAACGTGATCGGCGAAACGATCGACGGTCAAGGCGAGTGCGGAGCCACCGAGCGATGGCCGATTCACCGTGAAGCTCCAAAACTCGACGATCTCTCCTCGAAGACTGAAGTCTTCGAAACCGGGATTAAAGTGGTCGACCTCCTGACACCGTTCGTCCGTGGTGGTAAAGCGGGACTGTTCGGTGGAGCGGGACTTGGTAAGACCGTCATTCTGACTGAGCTGATTGCTCGTATCGCACGTGAACACGGGGGTTACTCGGTGTTCGCGGGTGTGGGTGAGCGAACTCGAGAAGGAAACGACCTTCTCCTCGAAATGGCCGAAGCTCAAATCGGAGACACTGGTCGTTCGGTTCTCTCCCAGACCTGTATGGTCTTCGGACAGATGAACGAACCACCTGGAGCCCGTCTGCGTGTGGCTCTGACCGGTTTGACGATGGCAGAATGGTTCCGTGATCAAACAGGTGCAGACACCCTGTTGTTCGTCGATAACATCTTCCGATTCTCGCAAGCGGGTTCAGAAGTGTCGGCTCTTCTCGGTCGTATGCCTTCTGCTGTGGGATACCAGCCAACACTGGGTACCGAACTCGGTCAGCTGCAGGAACGTATTACATCGACCAAGAAGGGTGCGATCACATCTGTACAGGCTGTTTACGTGCCTGCCGACGATCCAACAGACCCCGCCCCAGCGACGGCGTTCAGCCACCTGGATGCGTTCATCTACCTGGAACGAAAGATTGCGGAAAAGGGGATTTACCCTGCGATCGACCCACTGGCGTCTTCGTCTCGAATTCTCGATCCACAAGTGGTCGGGGAACGACACTACGCCGTTGCTCGTCAGGTTCAACAAATCCTGCAGCGATACCGCGAACTTCAGGACATCATCGCGATTCTCGGTGTGGAAGAGCTTTCAGAAGACGACAAACAGGTCGTGGCACGAGCTCGACGTATCGAGCGATTCCTGTCTCAGCCGTTCTACGTCGCCGAGGTCTTCACCGGGAAATCAGGTAACTTCACCTCACTCGAAGACACCATTCAGTCCTTCGAAGAGATCTGTGCCGGTAAGTGGGATCACCTGCCGGAATCGGCCTTCATGTACGTCGGTGGCGTGCAGGAAGCAGCTGAGCAAGCCGAACGAATGGCTAAAGAAGGTTAA
- a CDS encoding ATP synthase F0 subunit C, whose translation MSRVFQVVWCAAIAVLFFAAPAVAQEATVKQPLIDLTPAFGAGLVMIAAGFGIAKIGAAAVESMARQPEAAKDISGGMLLAAALIEGATFFALIVCILGIVFAG comes from the coding sequence GTGTCTCGCGTTTTTCAAGTCGTTTGGTGTGCAGCTATCGCTGTCTTGTTCTTCGCGGCTCCTGCAGTGGCTCAAGAAGCTACCGTTAAACAGCCACTCATTGACCTGACTCCTGCCTTCGGTGCAGGTCTGGTCATGATCGCTGCCGGATTCGGAATCGCAAAGATCGGTGCTGCAGCTGTTGAGAGCATGGCTCGCCAGCCAGAAGCTGCCAAAGACATCAGCGGTGGTATGCTTCTCGCAGCCGCTCTGATCGAAGGTGCGACATTCTTCGCCCTGATCGTTTGTATCCTCGGAATCGTCTTTGCAGGCTAG
- the atpB gene encoding F0F1 ATP synthase subunit A gives MLASHGTFHHVYDFTEFHLPFGIHIPLPEIMGIQLTKYMVLQLVAAGLAIIIFRGVATRAKDGHPVSGWFWNFWEMLALYIRDNVVRPVIGDPHHHEGDDHSHVGTYPTDSHGDHAEPDGVTHPADKYLPFLWSCFFFILFCNLLGAFPWFGSATANINVTGALALTAFIATFIYGAQLHGPVGFWTHMVPNIDAPGAVKVLLVPMIFAIEAGGLFIKHGVLAVRLFANIMGGHTVIAVILAFIADAATSGAWFIVTPGSLLGQIGVGLLELLVAFIQAYVFTFLSTIFIALSLHEH, from the coding sequence ACGACTTCACGGAGTTCCATCTCCCGTTCGGAATTCACATTCCGTTGCCGGAGATCATGGGAATCCAGTTGACGAAGTATATGGTCTTGCAGCTGGTCGCTGCAGGCCTTGCCATTATCATCTTTCGGGGCGTCGCAACCCGAGCCAAAGACGGACATCCCGTCTCCGGATGGTTCTGGAATTTCTGGGAAATGCTCGCCCTTTACATTCGGGACAACGTCGTTCGTCCTGTGATTGGCGATCCACATCACCATGAAGGCGACGATCACTCTCATGTCGGGACCTACCCGACTGATTCGCACGGCGATCACGCTGAGCCTGACGGAGTGACTCATCCCGCAGACAAGTACCTTCCGTTCTTGTGGTCCTGCTTCTTCTTCATCCTGTTCTGCAACCTGCTCGGGGCCTTCCCGTGGTTTGGTTCAGCGACCGCAAACATTAATGTGACCGGTGCATTGGCACTGACTGCGTTTATCGCCACATTTATTTACGGTGCCCAATTGCATGGGCCTGTCGGATTCTGGACACACATGGTGCCAAACATTGACGCACCGGGTGCTGTCAAAGTTCTGCTGGTTCCTATGATCTTTGCGATCGAGGCTGGTGGGCTCTTCATTAAGCACGGCGTTCTTGCTGTGCGACTTTTTGCAAACATCATGGGCGGTCACACAGTGATCGCTGTGATTTTGGCCTTCATCGCCGATGCGGCGACGAGCGGGGCCTGGTTTATCGTCACACCGGGAAGTCTTCTCGGACAGATTGGTGTGGGACTGTTGGAGTTGCTGGTCGCGTTTATTCAGGCCTACGTCTTCACCTTCCTCTCGACGATTTTCATCGCACTGTCGCTGCACGAGCACTAA
- a CDS encoding xanthine dehydrogenase family protein molybdopterin-binding subunit, which translates to MSIAEGPATNGSKTVRHHDREYQVIGTRPVRHDGADKVTGRAKYGADVRLSGMLHGYVLRSPVAHAKIVSIDTSRAEALPGVRAVVTGADLPEVGDRIAELGEGAVNLRHLSANILAKDKVLYQGHPIAAVAADTIHIAEEAARLIEVQYEKLPVVIDVVEAMKPDAAVLNDDVRTVEFGEVISDQPSNVAEKFLYEQGDPDDAFSAADVVVEREFRTATVHQGYIEPHTSTALWHGDGRCTIWTSTQGAFTVRQQVAELLEIPLTWIKVVPQEIGGGFGGKISVYEQPVAVLLSKKSGRPVKVTMSRTDVFQSTGPTPGSYIRVKIGANRDGKIVAGEAYLAYEAGAYPGSPINPGCMCIFACYNIPNARVEGYDVCVNKPRTNAYRAPGSTNAAFAVEAVIDEVADQLNVDKLTFRIENAAQEGTRRPDGVVYPRVGLVECLNAIRESEHYNSPLEGPNRGRGIASGFWFNAGLKSSVTVNVNTDGKVTLVEGSTDIGGTRTSLAMQLAETLGITAEDVQPIVADTDSVGYTDVTGGSRVTLATGMAVYEAGIKIRELMCARAAKIWECDTTDVRYEDNGTISGPGNQSISFKDLAGKIIATGESITASASISAPASSNAFGVHCVDLEADPDTGKVRILRYTAAQDAGTAIHPAYVEGQMQGGAVQGIGWALNEEYIYNRDGLLTNANFLDYRMPTCFDIPSIETIIVEVPNPDHPYGVRGVGEVPICPPPAALNSALYDAIGVRMHELPMSPPRVLHEILKK; encoded by the coding sequence ATGTCGATTGCAGAAGGCCCCGCGACCAACGGCTCGAAGACCGTCAGACATCATGATCGAGAGTATCAGGTGATCGGCACGCGTCCGGTCCGCCATGATGGAGCGGATAAAGTCACCGGCCGCGCCAAGTACGGCGCCGATGTCCGCCTCTCCGGAATGCTGCATGGCTACGTGCTTCGAAGCCCTGTCGCCCATGCGAAGATCGTCTCCATTGATACGTCGCGTGCAGAAGCTTTGCCCGGCGTGCGAGCAGTCGTCACCGGTGCTGATCTTCCCGAAGTTGGAGATCGAATCGCAGAACTCGGAGAGGGTGCGGTCAATCTCCGACACCTGAGTGCAAATATCCTCGCCAAAGACAAAGTTCTTTATCAGGGCCACCCCATTGCTGCTGTCGCTGCTGACACCATTCACATCGCCGAAGAAGCAGCTCGGCTGATTGAAGTCCAATACGAAAAACTGCCGGTTGTCATCGATGTTGTCGAAGCAATGAAGCCCGACGCGGCGGTCTTGAATGACGACGTACGGACGGTCGAATTCGGGGAAGTCATCTCCGATCAACCTTCGAACGTTGCAGAGAAGTTTCTCTACGAGCAAGGTGATCCCGACGACGCCTTTTCAGCTGCGGATGTCGTTGTCGAACGCGAATTCCGAACGGCGACCGTTCATCAAGGCTACATCGAGCCACACACATCGACCGCACTCTGGCATGGAGACGGACGATGCACGATCTGGACGAGCACTCAGGGCGCCTTCACTGTCCGTCAGCAAGTTGCTGAGCTTCTGGAAATTCCGCTCACCTGGATCAAAGTTGTTCCCCAGGAGATTGGCGGGGGCTTCGGTGGGAAGATTTCCGTCTATGAGCAACCGGTTGCGGTTTTGTTGTCCAAGAAATCGGGGCGACCAGTCAAAGTGACGATGTCCCGGACTGACGTCTTCCAATCGACCGGACCGACTCCGGGTTCCTACATTCGCGTCAAAATCGGAGCAAATCGCGACGGGAAAATTGTCGCAGGCGAAGCCTATCTCGCCTACGAAGCAGGAGCGTATCCCGGATCACCGATCAACCCGGGCTGCATGTGCATTTTCGCTTGCTACAACATTCCGAATGCACGAGTCGAAGGTTACGACGTCTGTGTCAACAAGCCACGCACAAACGCCTATCGTGCTCCCGGATCGACCAATGCAGCCTTCGCCGTTGAAGCTGTGATCGACGAAGTTGCCGATCAACTCAACGTCGACAAGTTGACCTTCCGCATCGAGAACGCCGCCCAGGAAGGAACCCGCCGCCCGGATGGAGTGGTCTATCCGCGTGTTGGACTCGTCGAGTGCTTGAACGCCATTCGCGAAAGCGAGCATTACAATTCTCCGCTCGAAGGTCCCAACCGAGGACGCGGCATCGCGTCCGGATTCTGGTTCAATGCTGGACTCAAATCGAGTGTCACTGTTAACGTCAACACCGATGGAAAAGTGACTCTCGTCGAAGGCTCAACAGATATTGGCGGAACGAGAACCTCACTGGCGATGCAGCTTGCCGAGACGCTCGGAATCACCGCAGAAGACGTCCAACCGATTGTCGCTGACACGGATTCCGTGGGATACACCGACGTCACTGGCGGAAGCCGAGTGACGCTGGCGACCGGAATGGCGGTCTACGAAGCTGGGATCAAGATTCGAGAACTGATGTGTGCCCGAGCGGCAAAAATCTGGGAGTGTGATACGACCGACGTCCGCTATGAAGACAACGGAACGATCTCAGGACCCGGCAACCAATCGATCAGCTTCAAAGATCTCGCTGGCAAGATCATCGCGACTGGAGAGTCAATCACAGCTTCGGCCAGCATCAGCGCACCAGCTTCGAGCAACGCCTTCGGAGTCCATTGTGTTGATCTTGAGGCTGATCCGGACACGGGGAAAGTTCGCATCCTGCGATACACAGCTGCTCAGGACGCGGGCACAGCCATTCATCCCGCATACGTCGAAGGGCAAATGCAGGGAGGCGCCGTTCAGGGAATCGGATGGGCTCTGAACGAAGAGTACATCTACAACCGAGACGGTCTGCTGACGAACGCCAACTTCCTCGACTACCGCATGCCGACTTGTTTCGATATTCCAAGCATCGAGACAATCATCGTCGAAGTGCCCAATCCTGATCATCCTTACGGTGTACGAGGCGTTGGCGAAGTCCCAATCTGTCCACCGCCGGCAGCACTCAACTCCGCACTGTATGACGCCATTGGTGTTCGCATGCATGAGTTGCCCATGTCGCCACCAAGAGTTCTTCACGAGATTCTAAAGAAGTAG
- a CDS encoding ATP synthase F0 subunit B gives MAWILALTCALTAGPVNSAYSQDAESGEAHSEAAHESHDAQHEGDHADGDHGHDEAGHGHDDHGAGHGTGHGDEHAAPSIWEDLSFWSIIAFAGFCFAIGKLGIWDWMLTSMSDREAQEQETISVAERHLSTARETLNKYRGQLEAMDETVAETLAEAKRDADHTRNEIVEFANHEAGLMVKRAEVDIDRARDQSLHQLFEHLAARVAEVSEQRVRSSFNDSDQDRLIDETLNQMAGN, from the coding sequence ATGGCGTGGATTCTGGCACTGACCTGTGCCCTGACAGCTGGCCCAGTGAATTCGGCCTACAGCCAGGACGCTGAGTCCGGAGAGGCTCATTCAGAAGCCGCTCACGAAAGCCACGATGCACAACACGAAGGTGATCATGCCGACGGTGACCATGGCCATGATGAGGCAGGCCACGGACATGATGATCACGGTGCCGGACACGGGACCGGGCATGGCGATGAACATGCCGCTCCGTCGATCTGGGAAGACCTTTCGTTCTGGTCAATCATCGCGTTTGCAGGTTTCTGCTTCGCAATTGGAAAACTGGGAATCTGGGACTGGATGCTGACCAGCATGTCAGACCGAGAGGCTCAGGAGCAGGAAACCATTTCTGTTGCGGAACGTCATCTGTCGACTGCACGTGAAACTCTCAACAAGTATCGCGGTCAGCTCGAAGCAATGGACGAAACCGTGGCAGAGACCCTCGCGGAAGCCAAACGAGACGCCGACCACACTCGCAATGAGATTGTTGAATTCGCCAATCATGAAGCGGGTTTGATGGTCAAACGGGCTGAGGTTGATATTGACCGGGCACGTGACCAATCCCTGCATCAACTGTTCGAACATCTTGCAGCCCGCGTGGCCGAGGTTTCCGAGCAGCGCGTGCGGAGCAGCTTTAACGATTCGGACCAGGACCGTCTGATCGACGAAACCCTGAACCAAATGGCTGGTAACTAG
- a CDS encoding ATP synthase F0 subunit B, giving the protein MCLTLCLGVGAPIGFAADSPDPGEDHASSGHSTEHASSGAEEDPITSLLFPKEPNYNLPPVQPKLDIFLWTLVVFGGFIFIMRAVAWNPLIKGLNAREGRVVNAEREAKAALLEVERLRTESEARLAQVQEQVKSVIASARSEAETQKQEILAQAEQESKRIREEALRAIREAQESALQTLDERVDEQVGLATEHVVGRRL; this is encoded by the coding sequence ATGTGCCTGACTCTCTGCCTGGGAGTTGGTGCGCCAATTGGATTTGCTGCGGACTCTCCAGATCCTGGAGAAGACCATGCTTCGAGTGGACATTCCACAGAGCATGCGAGTTCCGGAGCAGAGGAAGATCCAATTACGTCGCTGCTCTTTCCGAAAGAGCCGAATTACAACCTTCCCCCTGTGCAGCCTAAGCTCGACATCTTCCTGTGGACACTTGTTGTGTTCGGCGGGTTCATCTTCATCATGCGAGCAGTTGCCTGGAATCCATTGATCAAGGGCCTGAACGCGAGAGAAGGTCGAGTCGTTAACGCTGAACGCGAAGCCAAAGCTGCTCTGCTTGAAGTTGAGCGGCTGAGAACCGAGTCGGAAGCCCGACTCGCACAAGTTCAGGAGCAAGTGAAATCAGTCATCGCCTCCGCGAGGTCTGAAGCAGAAACGCAGAAACAAGAGATTCTCGCTCAAGCAGAACAGGAATCGAAGCGAATTCGAGAGGAAGCGCTGCGAGCGATTCGTGAAGCCCAGGAATCTGCACTCCAGACACTGGATGAACGGGTCGACGAACAGGTCGGACTTGCAACGGAACACGTTGTCGGTCGTCGGCTCTAA